The following proteins come from a genomic window of Taeniopygia guttata chromosome 25, bTaeGut7.mat, whole genome shotgun sequence:
- the LOC140680564 gene encoding feather keratin 4-like, translating to MSCYDLCPPRTSTDLCPPRTSVAVPQPIAESCNELCARQCPDSSAFIQPPPVVVTFPGPILSSFPQQAVVGSSGAPAFGGSLGLGGLYGAGATQASGGLCTFGRASAAAACSPCALPRYSRRLWDTCGPC from the coding sequence ATGTCCTGCTACGACCTGTGCCCACCCCGGACCAGCACGGACCTGTGCCCGCCCAGAACCAGCgtggctgtgccccagcccaTCGCTGAGAGCTGCAACGAGCTGTGCGCCCGCCAGTGCCCCGACTCCTCTGCCTTCATCCAGCCACCGCCCGTGGTGGTCACCTTCCCCggccccatcctcagctccttcccccagcaGGCCGTGGtgggctcctctggagcacCGGCCTTTggcggctccctggggctgggcggCCTCTACGGCGCCGGCGCCACCCAGGCCTCGGGGGGCCTCTGCACCTTTGGCAGAGCCTCCGCTGCTGCCGCCTGCAGCCCCTGCGCCTTGCCCCGCTACAGCAGGAGGCTCTGGGACACCTGCGGGCCCTGCTAG
- the LOC140680633 gene encoding feather keratin 4-like produces MSCYDLCPPRTSTDLCPPRTSVAVPQPIAESCNELCARQCPDSSAFIQPPPVVVTFPGPILSSFPQQAVVGSSGAPAFGGSLGLGGLYGAGATQASGGLCTFGRASAAAACSPCALPRYSRRLWDTCGPC; encoded by the coding sequence ATGTCCTGCTACGACCTGTGCCCACCCCGCACCAGCACGGACCTGTGCCCGCCCAGAACCAGCgtggctgtgccccagcccaTCGCTGAGAGCTGCAACGAGCTGTGCGCCCGCCAGTGCCCCGACTCCTCTGCCTTCATCCAGCCACCGCCCGTGGTGGTCACCTTCCCCggccccatcctcagctccttcccccagcaGGCCGTGGTGGGCTCCTCCGGAGCACCGGCCTTTggcggctccctggggctgggcggCCTCTACGGCGCCGGCGCCACCCAGGCCTCGGGGGGCCTCTGCACCTTTGGCAGAGCCTCCGCTGCTGCCGCCTGCAGCCCCTGCGCCTTGCCCCGCTACAGCAGGAGGCTCTGGGACACCTGCGGGCCCTGCTAG
- the LOC116809295 gene encoding feather keratin 4-like, with translation MSCYDLCPPRTSTDLCPPRTSVAVPQPIAESCNELCARQCPDSSAFIQPPPVVVTFPGPILSSFPQQAVVGSSGAPAFGGSLGLGGLYGAGATQASGGLCTFGRASAAAACSPCALPRYSRRLWDTCGPC, from the coding sequence ATGTCCTGCTACGACCTGTGCCCACCCCGCACCAGCACGGACCTGTGCCCACCCAGAACCAGCgtggctgtgccccagcccaTCGCTGAGAGCTGCAACGAGCTGTGCGCCCGCCAGTGCCCCGACTCCTCTGCCTTCATCCAGCCACCGCCCGTGGTGGTCACCTTCCCCggccccatcctcagctccttcccccagcaGGCCGTGGTGGGCTCCTCCGGAGCACCGGCCTTTggcggctccctggggctgggcggCCTCTACGGCGCCGGCGCCACCCAGGCCTCGGGGGGCCTCTGCACCTTTGGCAGAGCCTCCGCTGCTGCCGCCTGCAGCCCCTGCGCCTTGCCCCGCTACAGCAGGAGGCTCTGGGACACCTGCGGGCCCTGCTAG
- the LOC105758859 gene encoding feather keratin 4-like, translating into MSCYDLCPLRTSTDLCPPRTSVAVPQPIAESCNELCARQCPDSSAFIQPPPVVVTFPGPILSSFPQQAVVGSSGAPAFGGSLGLGGLYGAGATQASGGLCTFGRASAAAACSPCALPRYSRRLWDTCGPC; encoded by the coding sequence ATGTCCTGCTACGACCTGTGCCCACTCCGCACCAGCACGGACCTGTGCCCACCCAGAACCAGCgtggctgtgccccagcccaTCGCTGAGAGCTGCAACGAGCTGTGCGCCCGCCAGTGCCCCGACTCCTCTGCCTTCATCCAGCCACCGCCCGTGGTGGTCACCTTCCCCggccccatcctcagctccttcccccagcaGGCCGTGGTGGGCTCCTCCGGAGCACCGGCCTTTggcggctccctggggctgggcggCCTCTACGGCGCCGGCGCCACCCAGGCCTCGGGGGGCCTCTGCACCTTTGGCAGAGCCTCCGCTGCTGCCGCCTGCAGCCCCTGCGCCTTGCCCCGCTACAGCAGGAGGCTCTGGGACACCTGCGGGCCCTGCTAG
- the LOC105758846 gene encoding scale keratin-like, whose product MACYDLYPSSACGVIQPQPVAGSGNEPCVRQCPDSTTVIQPPAVVVTFPGPILSSFPQDSVVGSAGAPVLPASGASLGYGGYGSLGYGGLYGYGGYGSLGYGGLWGYGGLGSCGGYRGLYGFGRSFGSCSPWSSRYGRYRRGSCGSC is encoded by the coding sequence ATGGCCTGCTACGACCTGTACCCCTCCTCTGCCTGCGGCGtcatccagccccagcccgTGGCCGGCAGCGGGAACGAGCCGTGTGTCCGCCAGTGCCCCGACTCCACCACCGTGATCCAGCCTCCCGCCGTGGTGGTCACCTTCCCCggccccatcctcagctccttcccgcAGGATTCCGTGGTGGGATCTGCTGGAGCTCCCGTCCTGCCGGCCTCCGGAGCCTCCCTGGGCTATGGGGGCTATGGGTCCCTGGGCTATGGGGGTCTCTATGGATATGGGGGTTACGGATCCCTGGGCTACGGGGGCCTGTGGGGCTATGGGGGTCTGGGTTCCTGTGGTGGGTACCGGGGCCTGTATGGCTTTGGGAGATCCtttggctcctgcagcccctggtcCTCCCGCTACGGCCGCTACCGCCGCGGCAGCTGCGGCTCCTGCTAA